CACCCTGAAGGCACACTTTGTAGTATCCCGTTTTAGGCACGGTGAAGCTCGCGCTGCCTGCTGTCTTAAATATTGTATACGCACCTGAAACGATTATTGCCGCGTTGATTTTGTCGGCGAGCGCTTGGGTGAGCTTTGATTCGCTCAACGAGCCGTCCGGAATCGCGCCGGCGACCATTGAAGTGACAGTTTCATCGATTTTGGTATCGAGCGATGAGCAAAGAGCTTTTAATTCACATAAAACCCCGTAAACATCTGTTGAAGCGAGCCCGGATATCTGAGCGCTTCCGATTCTTTCTGCTCCGCTTTTCCCGGAAACAACGCTTTCGAGCGAAGGTAGCAGCACCTCGTTTATATATGCTTTTATATCGCTCGGCGCTTTGTCAAAGAGCGCCTTAATCACGACAGGTGTATAGCCGTCCTCGAGCTTAGGTCTGTCAGGCAGAGCGGAGATATTGTCCGTCTTTCCCGCGAATCTGGTGAATGTATTCATTTTGTATTTCTCCTTTATGTATCCATATCGTTTATCCTGCCTCTTAGAAGAAGCTTCAGAAGATGAAATCCGCTTTCCTTTTCAAGAATGCGGAATATAACCCTGAAATGAGTAAACCTCTTTGCGGAAAGCCGTCTTGTCAAAAGCTTAGCGGTATACGCGCTTTCAAATGAAAAAGAATCGAACCGTATATCTGCGAAGGAAAACAGAACGCATGACAGCGTTATATTCAGTTTTCCGTCAATGGTATCAAGACCTTCCTTGTCGCTTGCCCATGACATTTCGCATTTTGTGTTTTCGTCCGGTTCTATCACAGCCGTCGCGCCGTATATATTCTTCACTTTGGACGAGCTTCCGAAATCGAAATATTTTGAATACCATTCGGCTTTGATTGAGTCTCCCGCGTCGGTATTGCCTCCGGTGGCACATATCCTGCCTGATGTGTCCGCAAAGTATAATTCGCCCGAATTTCCCTCGCACATTATGATCACTGGGACTGATGTATATTTATAAAATACATCGAGCGCATAATTATAAACGAATGAATGAGTACCGCAGACCGTGAAAAGCTCGCTCGCCGCTTTCCGGTTGAATATATATGGTGGGGAAGAGGCCTCTCGCAGTAAAAGCTCCGATATTCTGTGCGAAAAAAGCCTGGCGTTGCGTTCGTCCCGGATGTTTGTGGATATCCATTTGTAAAGCCCGTCATGTGAGAAGGTCACGGGGACATTATCCATAAGCTGAGCAGGGCCCTCGCAAAGATTGCCTCTTTCGCCCGACAGCGTGTTCACGGGGAAAGACGCGTACCTTATTCCATCCGCTCCGGCGACAGTTTCGATATATGAGTAGTATGCTTCGCCTGCGGTATAAATTATCAGCCTGTCGTATTGCCTGACAAGCGATGTAACCGGAGCGCCGGAACCGATCAGGTTGAAATTCTCCTCCGGAAAATATGAGAAGTCGGGCTTCCCGTTTGCAATCCCGCTGTAAAATATGACCGCCGGATAATCAGGGTTTCCCCAGAGAAAAGCGCGCGTATCGTTTGCGCCTCCGAAGCTTACGGCATACCTGCATTTTAAAATCTTACTTTTCTGATCCGATACGCGGGTATAGTCGATCTCCAGACAGTCCGGATAAATTTCAGCCGGCGCGTTTATAAAAGTCACTGTCCCATTAGCCGCGTTAACCGTATATTGCGACTCCTGCATTTGTATGCCATTGTATCTCACGCCGTCTACTGAGGTTATCTCTGATAAGGCAAGCTTGTAAATCTTGCTCGCTCCGTCTGGAGTAAAACATTGCGTAACGCTTCCGGTCAGCAGATTCGGAGATTCAAAAAGCGTGCCGCCTCCAGACGGCGGAGTTGAGACTGTGACCTTCGGACGATACCCGACGATATCCGATAATTCTGTGCCGTTAAAACGCTTTATTTCAGTTTCCCCGAGGATATAGACGCTTCCTCCGAATTCGAAGAAGCTCACCTTTCCGGCCCCTGATATGCTTCCGATCTCCGAAAGCGTGTCAAAACCGTCGTTTGATGACAATACGCCTGTTCCGGAGACGGCGAGAAAATATTCCCCGCCGTCAGCCGCATTTATGCCGCATGCTATTCCCCGAATACTCGCACCCGTTTCCTTTAGAACGCGAAAACCGTCCCGACGTTTCAGCTTGTATCCCGGAGTGATCCTGAAATTCGTCATATTCGGGCTTGATCCGTCCGGTATTTCCGTTTCGCCGTCGCCGGAACAGTAAAGCCCCGTAAATTTTTCCAATTGAAGTATTTTATCTGCTGCCAAGTTCAACACTGCCCTTCAATATACATTTTTAACGCTGCGATGCTTTGCAACTCTGAAAATACGTCTTATGTTTTCCGATTCGTCACGAAAAAGAGCATAAAACATGGCTCCGCGCTTCTCGTTTTCTTCGTTTATGAGCATATAACACAGCCCGAGCACCATCGCGCCCATGCAAAGCCTCGGATGAGTGTAAAGCTCGTCGTCGAGAGAATGTATAGTTTGGGGCACATGTACTGTATCGTTTATTCTGATGCCTTTCACATAACAATCCAGCTCGTCAAGCATTACGATAAGCGTGTTGATAAGCGCGGGCGCGGAGGAACGGAAAACTGCTGTATCGGGTTTTGCCTGACCGTATTCGTCGTTTTCGGATAACAACGCCAGGCTCCTTTCATACACCTCTATTGCTTTTATTCAAACCACCTCCGTTTGTTTTCGTGCTCATCTGTCAGGCTTCGCTCATGGAGATTGTGACAGATATGTCCGCGCCGTTTACCGCCGCGCTTCCCGTACCGCTTGTATATCCTTCGCGTGAGACGGAAACAGAGTATGCCGCATCCGGCACATAGCATATATACTTTCCCTCGACGTCAGTGATTCCGCTACGTGACTGATATGGCGACGAAACTGTGACTGTTGCTCCGGACAAGGCTCCGGATGAACCGGTAACGGTTATTTCAAGAGCATAAGCACGAGCAAAGCTTTGTTTTGCTCTTGCGACAATTCCCGAGGCTATATTTTCCGCGACATCGGCCGTGTCTGCGATCCCGTCCGTGTCAAAGCTGCCGACGATCTGCTTTGATACATGATCGACAATGACTCCGTTTGACGGACCTTGTATTTTATAATGAACCATATTATTTTGATCCTTTCCTTAATATAGGGCTATCGCTTTTGTCAGACCGTTGTTTCGGGAGCCGGAGTGAGATTCAGGAATACGATCTCCTTTGGGTATATAATCTTCGCTCCGTAGAGATGAAGCCCTTTGACGGCGTCGCCATGCCTCAATTCGGGCTCGTATGCTTTTACCGAGCTTAGCTTTTCGGCAAACGCGACCGCACGGCGCGTTCTTGCGACGCAGCGATAAACGCCTCCGGCATCGGCGGCTATATTGTTTGTAACATATATGTCAAATCCCATGAAGCTTCCGATATATCCTCTGCCGAGAGCGTCCGAGTTGTCTGTGCTGCGCAGTACCTTGGCGAGAACGAGCTTTTGTTCTACCGCTGGAGGCACCTCCAGAGATATGTTCGCGGAATTCGGGACATTATTCTCCATTAGCTTTTTTCTTGCGTCTGCGATTGTGGATATGATTGATATACTGGTCGCGGATGCGTTTGTGACGGTTCCCGCATTATTGTCAGTAAGGCTGTATATGAATTTATCGGCTACATCGGACAAGGCGTCGGAAGCCTCTTTCATCGCGAGCTGCATGAGAGTTTTTTTCGACTGTGCCAGGTCTATATCGTCGATGAAAAAATTGAATCCCTTTGCCTGGTCGATGATAAGTGTGCGTTCATTGTCTGAAAGCACCTCGGCGGCGGGCATGTCAGAATTTTTAGTATATGTAAAAACGCTCACGGGACCGATCCCGCATATCTTTACTCTGTCGCCCTCTCCCTTTATATCACCCTCGAATTCTCTTGAGGAGAGTTTTACGCCCACATAGCTTTTATTAAGCTCTCTATAAAGCGTCTCGCTCCATATTGTGGAAATGAAATTTGATATTGCCATATATTATCCAGTATGATTCATCCACAGCTGAATCAAACAATCCTTTCTGAAATTATGGTTGGTCCGCGCTGTGACGCAGAATGATTGTTTTGGACTATTCATTCTTGTTAATCGATTTTTATTCCTACTTTAAATGAAGTCCAAAAGGGCTCGCTTAAAATCGATCTTCTTATTTCCAGCTGTCCATGGATTTTAGTATCGTGTCGTAGTTCTTCCTTATTGCCGCCGGGCTCATCTGCTTCACTGTTTCAGGGCTGAAATAATTCTCTTCGCCTCCGTCGGATATAAATCTCGGAGGAGCATTTTTGTTATTTTTTTCGTTCAGCTCGCGGATTTTTTCCCTGCTTTTTATGTTTTCAATGAAATAAAGAGCGTATGAAGCGGCGAGGCTTTCTCCATTTTTAACTCTTTCCCAAACCTCATCCGGTATGTCCTCGTTCTTTAAAGAGGGAAATAGCTCCCTGAGCTTTACGATATCGCTCCTTATACGCTCCTCTGCACCTTTTTCGAAGACATATGCTTTTTCTGCGGACGTAGCTTCTGCGTTTTTCGAAGTCTTTTCCGCCTCGTCAACTTCTTTATTGTTGTTTTCCATTTGATAAAATCCTTTCTTCCTGTTTGATTTATTCACTTGCCGTCTCGCTTCCGGCATGTGCTTTAATTTCACTGATCAGTTCATCCTTTGCGGGAATAAAGCCATCCGGGAGCCTCTTTAAATATTGCTCGAAACTTATCTTTCCGCTTGCCAGCAAATTATCGAGAGTAGTCACCGCCGCCAACTCGCTCCAATAGCTGCTTGCTCCGACATCGACACGGCAGTCAAACAGCACCTCATTCAACCCCTGATGTGTCAGAACCTCTCCTTTTTGAACTCCGTTTTCGGTATACATGAACACACGCGATGAATCGTAGTAATTCAATACAAAATCAAGCCATATCATTCCCAGCCTTTCAACCGTTTCGTAAAGGCCCCGGCGCTGGTTTTCCAGAGGTATACCTGATGCCTGCTGAAGCGCAATTATTGCCGATGTGTTTTCCGGCCTCACATTGCCAAGCGCGGCATCTGTCGCGCCGAGTAGCTCTTTGGTCACGGACAGCGTCAGAGATATTACATCTAAAAAACCTGATTGAAGAGTCCCCGGCTCGATGCGGAGCGCGGCCGATTCCGTAGGGCCGTTGACGGCTATCGCTTCTCCTATTTCGTTTGTCCATTCGTCGATGATATTGCTGTTGTAGAGAATCTTTGAAAAGCTGACGTCGGTCATATGCTTCATCACCATCGCGAATGCTTTGTTTATATAGGTTTGGTTGTCGATTATATCGGTTGCGACGGCCTGGCCGTGATAACGGTTTTTGACTCTTTCCCAATTCATCAGCGTGACGGGATATAACCGGAGTCCCGTGTCTCTTTCATGGCAAATGACGGTTCGTCTCGTGCTCTTGCGGTAGCGTACAGTACCGCCTTTTTTATAGAGCTTAATGAGATACGTGCATTTTGTGCCGGAAAGCTCGTTTTTTCCGAAATCTCCCGATTCATCGGATGTGTCATCATCGGCGGTTATCAGATCGATGTCATCTCGCTTTGCTCCGTTTTCGGCGGCTTCCGCACGCAGCCTGTCCACTTGATCACGTCCGGACAGTATGATATAGGGTTGTTCCTCGATCTCGGAGCTGTTAACATCTCCGAAAAACACGTTTGTGCTGTCTATCAAACAGGTTGCGAAATCCCCGGAATATCCCTGGGCTGTCTTCTTTGATGCGTCCCAGTACGTATATAGGAAGAAATCTCCGCTTACAGCCGCTTCGAAAAGTCCCCTTGATAACAGCGATTCGATCTTGTCCTTGTCATACCTGTAATTCAAGGATGTGATCGTCGCACATTTTTCTTCAATTTCGCGCTTCTTGCCGTCTCCAAGCATGATATACATACCTTCGGCGCCATATCTGAACGCGAGCTTCTGCGACATAATTGTCGAAACGAAATAATTTATTACCCGTTTGAAAATATTGAACACCGGTGTCGGAAGACCGCCCGAATTTATTCCGTGCCATTGATCTCCGCGATAAAATCTCTCGTTTTTATTAACCGTGTCATAATAACCGATAATCCGGTTATATTCGCGTCCGCGTTCATATAAGGCAAAATCTTCAGTGCAACTATTTTTAATTCCGAAATGGTTTATTTTTTCCACCTCCAGTCATTATTCTACAGCCATTAAAGGTATCCTGTTGACTGCCGAAATGATATTACGAAATAAAGGTGACATTCAATGACAAATTACTAAATTTAGTAATAAGCCGAAGCATTATGAATTATAAAGCATTTGACAATTCAAATAAAAAGTGATAATATATGATATAAGATTTCAATAAATCGGAGGACAGGAATGCCGATATATGATTTAAAGTGCGGTAAATGCGGCAAAGAATTTGACAAACTTGCTTCTGTGTCTGAAATGACCGGGAAGCTGATTATATGCCCGGAATGCGGGTCAAACAATCTGACGGTATGTATAAAAAAGGCTCCGGGTATAATTATGAAGTCGTCTTCGTCTGTTTCCGAATGCCCCAACAGGCATATATGCAAAGACGGCTGTTGCCACGGCGGTCATTGAACCGGCCGGACTCTGTTTAAAAAGATATATCAGAGAGGAATACTGTCGATATGGATGAAAATTACTCCGCGAAGCTTGGCGAGGTTGCTGATGAATTCGCGTTAACGCCGGCATTTTTACCGAATAATTGGCGGGATATCGATATAGTGCGCAGCGATATCAACCGTCCCGGATTGCCGCTTTCCGGATTTTTTGAATATTTCGAGCCGCAGCGCATTCAGATAATCGGCAATGTCGAATACCGTTATCTCGAAACACTCGATCCTGAAATCAGGTATAAAAGTCTGGATACGTTTCTCGCCAGGCATCCCGTCTGCCTCATCTTTTCCAATGACCACCGTCCGTATGACGACGCCGTCGAGCTGGCAAAAAAATACGGAATACCTGTCTTCACCACTCCGGAGGCCACCACTCAGATAATGGCGGCGATAATTGCTTCACTGAATGTAAAGCTTGCTCCCCGCATCACGAGACACGGAGTTCTGGTTGAGGTTTACGGCGAAGGTCTTCTGATACTCGGAGACAGCGGTGTCGGAAAGAGCGAGACCGCCATAGAGCTTGTTAAGCGCGGACACCGGCTGATAGCCGATGACGCAGTTGAAATAAAAAAGGTTTCCGCGAAAACACTTGTCGGAAGCGCGCCGGAGCTTATACGCCACTATATTGAGCTGAGAGGCATCGGCATAGTAGATGTCCGCCGTATTTTCGGCATGGGCGCGATTAAGCTCACAGAAAAAATCGACCTTGTAATTAATCTTGAGCTTTGGCAGCAGGGTAAATTCTACGACCGCTTCGGAATGGATACGGAATACATTGAAATTATGGGTATTAATGTCCCGGCTATTACAATCCCAGTAAAGCCCGGACGCAACCTCGCCATAATTCTTGAAATCGCGGCAATGAACAATCGCCAGAAAAAGATGGGCTATAACACCGCTATAGAATTCAATAAAAAGCTCATGGGTCAGGCAAATGTCGATAATGAAAGATGACGTTTGTTAAAACGGCATTTAAATAAGCCTTATTTTACATGAGAGAAAAGCCCATATACCAGAGCCTTTTCTCTCTTTAAGCGGTAATTATTTAAATACCGAGTTAATAATTGAGCAATAATATAAATTGATTTGATGACAGAGGTATTTTTCATGAGATACAGCATAGGTGTCGATTTGGGAGGCACGAAAATTGCCACCGGGCTCGTAAACGGTGAAGGCAAAATAATCAAAAAGCTCACTCTTCCCACAAAAGCTCACCGTTCGCCCGAGGAAATCGCAGACGACATCGCTCTCCTTATAAAACAGCTTATCGATTCGTCAAGCCTAGTTCCCGACGATATTGAATTCTGCGGCATCGCCACCCCGGGTATCGCAAATTCAGATACCGGACGCGTTGATTTCTGCAGCAGTTTACCTTTCCTTCATTTCCCGCTGCTTGATATCCTGAGATCAAAGGTTCCAGTTAAAAAATACGGCATAGAAAACGACGCAAACGCCGCTGCGAAAGGCGAGCATATCTTCGGAGCCGCAAAGGGAGCGAAGGATTCCGTTATGATCACTCTCGGCACCGGTGTCGGAGGCGGCATAATTATCGATAATAAAATAGTTACCGGCTGCAATTTCGCCGCCGGCGAGCTTGGACATATTGTTATACAGCATAACGGACGTCAATGCGGCTGCGGCAGACGCGGCTGCTGGGAAACATACAGCTCCGCTACAGGGCTTATAAATACAACAAAAGAAAAAATGCAAAAATACCCCGATTCCCTTATGTGGAAGCTTGTCGGAGGGGATATCGAAGCAACAAACGGCAGAACATCCTTTGACGCCATGAGAAAGGGTGACAAGGCGGCTTCGGAAGTCGTCGATATGTTTATCGACTATCTGGCCTGCGGTATTACAAACATAATAAACATTTTCCAGCCTGAGGTGCTCAGCATCGGAGGCGGTCTTTCAAATGAAGGAGATTATATTCTCAATCCGCTTTTAATCCCGGTATCAGCTCATCAGTATTCACGCGGAAGTGAAAAGCGCACCGACATACGCATCGCAAAGCTTGGCAATGAAGCAGGTATAATCGGCGCCGCGTTTCTCGATAAATAATATGGGGATAGAATTAATTGAATAAACTTACCGAAATGCTCAAAGACGCGCTTCGTGAAGAAACAGGCGGAGCCATCGACGGGATTTCCGTCGTTTCGGATGTTAAAATGAGCGCTTTGTCCTCCTTTAAAACAGGCGGGCCGTGCGCGGTACTCATGACACCTAATTCCCCGGATATGCTTTCGGCATCCTTCCGCGCCGTAAAAAGGTGCGGTATCCGTTTTTGCGTTCTCGGAAACGGCACCAATGTGCTGTGCTCGGATAAAGGCTTTGACGGAGCGGTAATTTTATTGACAGCGTTGAAAAATTTTGGATTTGTGGAGAATGTCATGACCGCCGAGTGCGGCATGCCGATCACCTCCGCCGCGCTGGCGGCTTCTCGCCGCGCCCTGTCCGGGCTTGAATTTGCGTACGGCATTCCGGGCACTGTCGGCGGAGCCGTATATATGAATGCCGGAGCTTACGGCGGCGAAACCTCCGCCGTTTGTGAAAAGAGCGATTATCTTGATTTATCAGACTTTTCAGTTAAAACGCTTTCCGGCCCTGAACAGCATTTCGGATATCGTCACAGCGCATACCAGTGTGGCGATAAAATTATAATCCGCGCTTATTTCCGGCTTGTTCCCGGAGACGGCGAGTTAATTACTGCGCAAATGAACGAGTTTATGCGCCGCCGTATAGAAAAACAGCCCCTTGAATATCCGAGCGCCGGAAGCGTGTTCAAGCGAAGCAGTGCCGGATATACAGGAGAAATGATAGAAAAATGCGGTCTCAAGGGAAGACGTATCGGCGGCGCACAGATCAGTGAAAAGCACGCCGGGTTTATAATAAACCGCGGAGGAGCCTCTTCCGCTGATATTCTTGCGTTAATTTCGCTGGTCAGAGAATCAGTTCGCGAAAAATTCGGGGTTGAGCTTGAGTGTGAAATAAGAAAAATCGGAGATTTTGATTAATAGTTTATACCGGCGCCGCTTAAGTCTCCTGTCCGGGCAGTATCCTGGGATGGTGTATTGTTGGGAAAAATATATTGCATGGCAATATTGCAGTAAAATATATACTTGAAAAACAGCGCCAAGCGATTGAATTATTAAAGCAATACAATAATATTTTTGTTAAAATCAATACGGTATATATTCCCAATATAAACTCAGATGAAATTGAAGAAATTGTTGAATTTGCAAATAAAAACAATGCATATATTTATAATTTGATGCCTATAATTGGAACCAACGCTGAAGAAAACGCTCAAACCAAATTAAAAGTTAGTTTGATTAGATATCAATTCAGTCCCCTTACAAATGTTATGATGCATTGTAAACAATGTCGTTCCGATGATATAAAATCTATCATTTAAGAAAGAGGATAAAAAATGAAAAGAATCAAAATCGGTTTTTTAGGATTAGGTGTTGTAGGCGCTGAATTGGTAAATATAATTCAAGAATCTCATAACAAAATACTGGAGTTATTCCAAATTGATTTAGTTATAGGAAAGGTTTTTGTTCGCGACCTAAACAAGAAGAGAGGTACTAATATTGATTTATTAGAATTAACAACTGACCCCAATGATATATTGCTTGATGATGATACAAATATTATTTGTGAATGTGTGGGGGGAGCCGGAACCGATTTAACCTTAAAATATGTGAAAACCGCATTTGAACAGAGTAAAAGTGTTGTAATGTCAAGCAAAAAGGCCCTTGCTTTTTATGCCGAAGAAATATTAAACTGCGCTAACACGAATAATGTCTCTTTAAAGTACGATGCAACCGTAGGCGGCGGTATTCCAATTGCAAAAATTATGGAGAATTGTTTCTATGGCGAAAATATAATTGAAGTAACAGGAGTTGTTAATGCCACATCCAATTTCATTTATACAAAAATGTTAAATGAAAATGAAACATTTGAAAAAGCATTGAAAGAAGCTCAAATAAATGGCTATGCGGAGAATGATCCGAGCGAAGACATTTTAGGATATGATGCTTTGTTTAAATCG
This sequence is a window from Oscillospiraceae bacterium. Protein-coding genes within it:
- a CDS encoding phage capsid protein, which produces MAISNFISTIWSETLYRELNKSYVGVKLSSREFEGDIKGEGDRVKICGIGPVSVFTYTKNSDMPAAEVLSDNERTLIIDQAKGFNFFIDDIDLAQSKKTLMQLAMKEASDALSDVADKFIYSLTDNNAGTVTNASATSISIISTIADARKKLMENNVPNSANISLEVPPAVEQKLVLAKVLRSTDNSDALGRGYIGSFMGFDIYVTNNIAADAGGVYRCVARTRRAVAFAEKLSSVKAYEPELRHGDAVKGLHLYGAKIIYPKEIVFLNLTPAPETTV
- a CDS encoding carboxypeptidase-like regulatory domain-containing protein; the protein is MVHYKIQGPSNGVIVDHVSKQIVGSFDTDGIADTADVAENIASGIVARAKQSFARAYALEITVTGSSGALSGATVTVSSPYQSRSGITDVEGKYICYVPDAAYSVSVSREGYTSGTGSAAVNGADISVTISMSEA
- a CDS encoding ROK family protein, whose amino-acid sequence is MRYSIGVDLGGTKIATGLVNGEGKIIKKLTLPTKAHRSPEEIADDIALLIKQLIDSSSLVPDDIEFCGIATPGIANSDTGRVDFCSSLPFLHFPLLDILRSKVPVKKYGIENDANAAAKGEHIFGAAKGAKDSVMITLGTGVGGGIIIDNKIVTGCNFAAGELGHIVIQHNGRQCGCGRRGCWETYSSATGLINTTKEKMQKYPDSLMWKLVGGDIEATNGRTSFDAMRKGDKAASEVVDMFIDYLACGITNIINIFQPEVLSIGGGLSNEGDYILNPLLIPVSAHQYSRGSEKRTDIRIAKLGNEAGIIGAAFLDK
- the hprK gene encoding HPr(Ser) kinase/phosphatase — translated: MDENYSAKLGEVADEFALTPAFLPNNWRDIDIVRSDINRPGLPLSGFFEYFEPQRIQIIGNVEYRYLETLDPEIRYKSLDTFLARHPVCLIFSNDHRPYDDAVELAKKYGIPVFTTPEATTQIMAAIIASLNVKLAPRITRHGVLVEVYGEGLLILGDSGVGKSETAIELVKRGHRLIADDAVEIKKVSAKTLVGSAPELIRHYIELRGIGIVDVRRIFGMGAIKLTEKIDLVINLELWQQGKFYDRFGMDTEYIEIMGINVPAITIPVKPGRNLAIILEIAAMNNRQKKMGYNTAIEFNKKLMGQANVDNER
- a CDS encoding zinc ribbon domain-containing protein, with translation MPIYDLKCGKCGKEFDKLASVSEMTGKLIICPECGSNNLTVCIKKAPGIIMKSSSSVSECPNRHICKDGCCHGGH
- the murB gene encoding UDP-N-acetylmuramate dehydrogenase yields the protein MNKLTEMLKDALREETGGAIDGISVVSDVKMSALSSFKTGGPCAVLMTPNSPDMLSASFRAVKRCGIRFCVLGNGTNVLCSDKGFDGAVILLTALKNFGFVENVMTAECGMPITSAALAASRRALSGLEFAYGIPGTVGGAVYMNAGAYGGETSAVCEKSDYLDLSDFSVKTLSGPEQHFGYRHSAYQCGDKIIIRAYFRLVPGDGELITAQMNEFMRRRIEKQPLEYPSAGSVFKRSSAGYTGEMIEKCGLKGRRIGGAQISEKHAGFIINRGGASSADILALISLVRESVREKFGVELECEIRKIGDFD